A genome region from Triticum aestivum cultivar Chinese Spring chromosome 2B, IWGSC CS RefSeq v2.1, whole genome shotgun sequence includes the following:
- the LOC123043372 gene encoding pentatricopeptide repeat-containing protein At1g10270 translates to MAALLRRLLLLRRLALPHSQPQPRLLPHTTALTPHPALAPSRGFSFSSAEEAAAERRRRKRRLRIEPPLHALRRDPSAPPPPRDPNAPRLPDTTSSLVGPRLSLHNRVQSLIRSGDLDGASAAARAAVSSRVRPTVFTCNAVAASMGRAGRHDDAVALFDFFFRRSGIVPNVVSYNTLILAHCEAGRVDEALQAYQEMLDGATSFSPSAVSYRHLTKGLVAAGRIQEALELLHSMYHRGQGADSIVYRNLIDGYIGLDDWDKAFELFAELTEKATVYDGVVHTSFMEGYWKKGMDKEAMENYKSLLDRNFKMTPATCNVLLETLFKHDKHKEANDLWETMIDNHSPPSFIGMNSESYNVMVNQCFKEGRFQDAIEVFHRQPRRNVQMDVGCFNNIIGKLCEKGMLAEAEKLFEEMESKSVLPDVYTYTFLVDLCFKEGRVDDTIQYFYKMADGREHGPKFNIGFFNRMFEGLSQAGRIDDALKVYGRMADKEIKPNTTTFEILVNALCKEGELDRALDLVRDMARGGVVATPEFRVSVGEIFKNADRHEEIEKAFEEKPVPLPPQPRPEVRPRSSPQGLPGFASNQTRGSYTPNQGQPGYGSPQPFQPGNGASQVRQPEWMSPKLQQPVSGNQQVEKTDVGASNKWQHGISSPQEKQPGIALPQDGQQPEFGTSRPWQQTVGAPQVQQPNFGSATPVQPGFGSRPQQPPHGSHETQHSGFGTSRPWQTGYGAHQAQQPGHVAHQARQPGYGAHQAQQPGHGAHQAQQPGYGAHQAQQPGYGAHQAQQPGYGAHQAQQPGYGAHQAQQPGYGAHQAQQAGYGTHQAQQAGYGTHQAQQPGYGAQQAQQPRYGANQVQQPGYGAHQAQQPGYEAHQAQQPRYGAHQAQQPGYGTHQAQQPGYGAPQASRPSFGAPEAPRSSLGSAQSLPHYGRIGNEHDQLGSSRQGGPTFSTQAPQTAEAPDDMAVKYSQHY, encoded by the coding sequence ATGGCGGCGCTCCTccgccgtctcctcctcctccgccgcctcgccctgcCCCACTCCCAGCCCCAGCCCCGCCTCCTCCCCCACACCACCGCCCTAACCCCCCACCCGGCCCTCGCCCCCTCCCGCGgcttctccttctcctccgcggaggaggccgcggcggagcgccgccgccgcaagcGCCGCCTCCGCATCGAGCCCCCGCTCCACGCGCTCCGGCGGGACCCGTCCGCCCCGCCCCCGCCGCGGGACCCCAACGCGCCCCGCCTCCCGGACACCACCTCCTCCCTCGTCGGCCCGCGCCTCAGCCTCCACAACCGCGTGCAGTCCCTGATCCGCTCGGGCGACCTGGACGGGGCCTCTGCCGCGGCCCGCGCCGCCGTCAGCTCCCGCGTCCGccccaccgtcttcacctgcaacgccgtcgccgcctccatgGGCCGCGCGGGCCGCCACGACGACGCCGTGGCGCTCTTCGACTTCTTCTTCCGCCGCTCCGGCATCGTCCCCAACGTCGTCTCCTACAACACCCTCATCCTCGCCCACTGCGAGGCCGGCCGCGTCGACGAGGCGCTCCAGGCCTACCAGGAGATGCTCGACGGCGCCACCTCCTTCTCCCCCTCCGCCGTCAGCTACCGCCACCTCACCAAGGGCCTCGTCGCTGCCGGCCGCATCCAGGAGGCCCTCGAGCTCCTCCACAGCATGTACCACCGCGGCCAGGGCGCCGACTCCATCGTGTACAGGAACCTCATCGACGGCTACATCGGCCTCGACGACTGGGACAAGGCCTTCGAGCTCTTTGccgagctcaccgagaaggccaccgTGTACGACGGCGTCGTGCACACCAGCTTCATGGAGGGCTACTGGAAGAAAGGCATGGACAAGGAGGCCATGGAGAATTACAAGTCTCTGCTCGACAGGAACTTCAAGATGACGCCCGCCACCTGCAATGTTCTGCTCGAGACACTCTTCAAGCATGACAAGCACAAGGAGGCCAATGACCTGTGGGAGACCATGATTGACAACCACAGCCCTCCAAGCTTCATCGGTATGAACAGCGAGTCCTACAATGTCATGGTCAACCAGTGCTTCAAGGAGGGCAGGTTCCAGGATGCCATTGAGGTGTTCCACCGCCAGCCGAGGAGGAACGTCCAGATGGACGTCGGCTGCTTCAACAACATCATCGGGAAGCTCTGTGAGAAGGGGATGCTCGCAGAGGCAGAGAAGCTCTTTGAGGAGATGGAGAGCAAGTCGGTGCTTCCAGATGTGTACACCTACACTTTCCTGGTCGACTTGTGCTTCAAGGAAGGTCGTGTGGATGACACGATTCAGTACTTCTACAAAATGGCAGATGGGAGGGAGCACGGCCCAAAGTTCAACATCGGCTTTTTCAATAGAATGTTTGAAGGACTTTCACAAGCTGGCCGAATTGATGATGCCTTGAAGGTGTACGGAAGGATGGCTGACAAGGAGATCAAGCCCAACACAACTACATTTGAGATCCTGGTTAATGCACTGTGCAAGGAAGGGGAATTGGATAGAGCACTGGATCTGGTGAGGGACATGGCAAGGGGTGGTGTTGTCGCAACTCCTGAGTTCCGGGTGTCTGTCGGTGAGATTTTCAAGAATGCTGATCGACACGAAGAGATCgagaaagcttttgaagaaaaaccAGTGCCACTGCCTCCTCAGCCAAGACCAGAGGTTCGCCCTCGCAGTTCACCTCAGGGGTTGCCAGGATTTGCATCTAATCAGACACGGGGCAGCTACACACCTAACCAAGGCCAACCAGGTTATGGTTCTCCACAACCATTTCAGCCTGGCAATGGTGCATCTCAAGTGCGGCAACCCGAGTGGATGTCTCCTAAACTTCAGCAGCCTGTGTCTGGAAACCAACAAGTTGAAAAAACAGATGTTGGTGCTTCTAATAAATGGCAGCATGGTATTTCTTCTCCTCAAGAAAAACAACCTGGGATTGCCCTGCCTCAAGATGGACAACAGCCAGAGTTTGGTACCTCTCGCCCTTGGCAGCAAACAGTTGGTGCTCCTCAAGTGCAGCAACCTAATTTTGGCTCAGCTACACCGGTGCAGCCTGGGTTTGGTAGTCGACCGCAGCAACCACCACATGGTTCTCATGAGACTCAACATTCTGGGTTTGGCACATCTCGTCCATGGCAGACAGGGTATGGCGCTCACCAAGCACAACAGCCAGGCCATGTCGCTCATCAAGCGCGACAGCCTGGGTATGGCGCTCATCAAGCACAACAGCCAGGCCATGGCGCTCATCAAGCGCAACAGCCTGGATATGGTGCTCATCAAGCGCAACAGCCTGGGTATGGTGCTCATCAAGCGCAACAGCCTGGGTATGGTGCTCATCAAGCGCAGCAGCCTGGATATGGCGCTCATCAAGCGCAGCAGCCTGGATATGGCGCCCATCAGGCGCAACAGGCCGGATATGGCACCCATCAGGCGCAACAGGCCGGATATGGCACCCATCAGGCGCAACAGCCCGGGTATGGCGCCCAACAGGCGCAACAGCCCAGATATGGCGCCAATCAAGTACAACAGCCTGGGTATGGGGCTCACCAAGCACAACAGCCTGGGTATGAGGCTCATCAAGCGCAGCAGCCCAGGTATGGGGCTCATCAAGCGCAGCAGCCTGGGTATGGTACTCATCAAGCGCAGCAGCCTGGGTATGGTGCTCCTCAGGCATCACGGCCGTCATTTGGTGCCCCTGAAGCACCACGGTCTAGTTTGGGCTCTGCTCAGAGTCTCCCACACTATGGCCGCATAGGAAATGAGCATGATCAGCTTGGATCTTCTCGTCAAGGTGGACCAACATTTAGCACTCAGGCACCACAGACTGCTGAGGCCCCAGACGACATGGCGGTCAAATACAGTCAGCATTACTAG